One genomic segment of Polyangiaceae bacterium includes these proteins:
- a CDS encoding alcohol dehydrogenase catalytic domain-containing protein yields the protein MMELPKYYRDEDAAALYVERADEVISAATRVAAERQVTAAADDRMRVCVFGIDPQVGFCLPGASLFVPGAVEDLQRTLGFIYRNADRITSLILSQDTHGLRHVFFPHWWRDDQGRAPAPFTVIRAADVRAGRFAACHEPEVSLAYLDALEAGGRFALTIWPYHTLAGGPSHALAPALLEAALYHGTLRNTEPRLVQKGRAALTENYSVLSPEVIALRDRVLGRFDEELLDALLSHDRIYVFGQAKSHCVLSTLRDLAQRLTELDPSALGKFHILVDGMSPVPAPPLDPLPPDLDFPRVADEGLRQLAEMGMHLVRCDHVIQGARPQRDVAPRANGGNQQQNRTASPAPGTMRAVLREGAATTLATVPIPEPKADEVLLRVAYAGVCRTDLAIARGALAAETPLILGHEVSGIVAAQGPNVTRTLIGQRVTLDPRLPCGACPACVDGNPCVQPGFLGRHRHGAFAEWVTVPECNVLPLPASLGLRLGAYAEPVAAALAVAECLAVRPPRHGLVLGRSRFSKLVVALAQSRGLALRQWPAELGPPAANSADAVVETNDPAAPVAWALQALHAGGVLVVRSRGTEITLPTDTLLQKNLRVVAANYGSFSDAVTVLSERSHELEALLGDEYTLDEFEACFERASRDENEKILFRVGGEG from the coding sequence ATGATGGAACTGCCGAAGTACTATCGAGACGAGGACGCAGCCGCGCTCTACGTGGAGCGGGCCGACGAAGTCATTTCAGCCGCCACCCGCGTGGCAGCCGAGCGACAGGTCACCGCCGCCGCCGACGATCGCATGCGCGTGTGCGTGTTCGGCATCGATCCGCAAGTCGGTTTTTGCCTGCCGGGGGCGAGTCTGTTCGTTCCCGGTGCGGTGGAAGATCTTCAGCGCACGCTCGGCTTCATCTACCGCAACGCCGACCGCATCACGTCCTTGATCTTGTCTCAGGACACCCACGGTTTGCGCCACGTCTTCTTCCCTCATTGGTGGCGCGACGACCAGGGCCGAGCGCCTGCGCCGTTCACCGTGATTCGCGCCGCCGACGTGCGCGCGGGCCGCTTCGCGGCTTGCCACGAGCCGGAAGTGAGCTTGGCCTACCTGGATGCCCTCGAAGCCGGAGGTCGCTTCGCGCTGACCATCTGGCCCTACCATACTCTAGCGGGCGGACCCTCCCACGCGCTGGCTCCCGCGCTGCTCGAGGCCGCGCTCTATCACGGCACGCTGCGCAACACGGAGCCGCGCTTGGTGCAAAAGGGGCGCGCGGCCTTGACCGAGAACTACTCGGTGCTTTCGCCGGAGGTGATCGCGTTGCGGGATCGCGTCCTGGGTCGCTTCGACGAGGAGTTGCTAGACGCGCTGCTGAGCCATGATCGCATCTACGTCTTCGGCCAGGCCAAGTCCCACTGCGTGCTCTCGACGTTGCGAGATCTCGCGCAGCGCCTGACCGAGCTGGACCCAAGCGCCCTCGGCAAGTTCCACATTCTGGTCGACGGAATGAGTCCGGTTCCCGCGCCACCCCTCGATCCCCTGCCGCCGGATCTCGACTTTCCGCGGGTGGCCGACGAAGGCCTGCGACAGCTCGCCGAGATGGGAATGCACCTGGTGCGTTGCGATCACGTCATCCAAGGGGCGAGGCCGCAGCGCGATGTCGCGCCTCGCGCCAACGGCGGAAACCAACAGCAAAACCGTACCGCCAGCCCAGCGCCAGGAACGATGCGTGCTGTCTTGCGCGAGGGCGCAGCGACGACCCTGGCCACGGTTCCCATCCCCGAGCCGAAGGCGGACGAGGTGCTGCTACGCGTTGCCTACGCGGGCGTGTGCCGCACGGATCTAGCGATCGCTCGCGGCGCCCTCGCAGCGGAGACGCCGCTCATCTTGGGCCACGAAGTCTCGGGGATCGTCGCAGCGCAAGGACCGAACGTGACTCGCACACTGATCGGACAGCGCGTGACCCTCGATCCGCGGCTGCCTTGTGGCGCGTGCCCCGCATGCGTCGACGGCAACCCCTGCGTCCAGCCGGGGTTCCTGGGGCGCCATCGCCACGGCGCGTTCGCCGAGTGGGTGACGGTGCCCGAGTGCAATGTGCTGCCGCTGCCCGCGAGTCTCGGTTTGCGTTTGGGCGCGTACGCAGAGCCGGTCGCGGCAGCTCTTGCCGTTGCGGAGTGCTTGGCTGTACGCCCGCCACGGCACGGGCTGGTGTTGGGACGTTCGCGCTTTTCGAAGTTGGTCGTGGCGCTTGCGCAGAGTCGGGGACTCGCATTGCGACAGTGGCCCGCGGAACTCGGCCCACCGGCCGCGAATAGCGCGGACGCGGTCGTCGAAACCAACGATCCGGCTGCTCCCGTCGCCTGGGCGTTGCAGGCGCTGCACGCCGGCGGCGTGCTCGTGGTTCGCAGCCGCGGCACGGAAATCACGCTACCCACTGACACACTCCTACAAAAGAACCTGCGTGTCGTCGCAGCCAATTACGGCAGTTTCAGTGACGCCGTGACCGTGCTGTCCGAACGCTCGCACGAACTGGAAGCGTTGCTTGGCGACGAGTACACCCTCGACGAGTTCGAAGCGTGCTTCGAACGCGCTTCCCGCGACGAGAACGAGAAGATCCTCTTCCGCGTCGGGGGGGAGGGCTAG
- the asnB gene encoding asparagine synthase (glutamine-hydrolyzing), with translation MATVSARHHVDDVRRALGALRHRGPDASGTWSAGSVCLGHARLAIVAPDDGAQPLFDESGQIAAVVSGEFYDHARLRRELEARGHRLRTRSDSELLVHLYEEQGDACLRQLHGEFAFVLWDARRRRLWAARDRFGVRPLLYKHDGEQLLLASEAKALFELGVRPSWDDDSLFVALGAHYAPPDRTLFRGIRQLEPGFALSFDEHGLRCERYWDLGFPTSTPAEMDLEEATRQVSAGLERAVQRRLVADVPLCVQLSGGLDSSLVAALAARQQTKPLACFVVSFNDERWDEAPRARESADWIGAELTELRLGRAELLSALPKAVKQAEGLAVNLHMPAKYLLSRAMSDAGYRVVLTGEGADEVFLGYAHFRQDAGVALEALQRGNLASAGLMLPEGDTLSLSGVTQRLGYVPGFVAAKASLGRRVRQLLRAEIAREHDARDPLLVLVDAAAGAGLGAGISRVDGARYLWMKTALASYILRCLGDAMEMAHSVEGRVPMLDHELFEAVRGMPLSVFVRGEREKVVLREVARGLLPPVLLERQKHPFVAPPSTLGPHADFRALVLDLVPRRLDFVDGSALEALLNRLDSRSERERVAWDPPLMLLLSAALLAEGYRL, from the coding sequence GTGGCCACTGTGTCCGCGCGGCACCACGTCGACGACGTGCGTCGCGCCCTCGGCGCGCTCCGGCACCGCGGCCCGGACGCGAGCGGCACCTGGTCTGCGGGCAGCGTGTGTCTCGGACATGCGCGGCTAGCCATCGTCGCCCCCGATGATGGCGCCCAGCCGCTGTTCGACGAGAGTGGGCAGATCGCCGCAGTGGTCAGCGGCGAGTTCTACGATCACGCACGGCTGCGGCGAGAGCTGGAGGCGCGTGGACATCGCCTGCGCACTCGCTCCGACAGCGAACTCTTGGTGCATCTCTACGAGGAGCAGGGCGACGCGTGCCTACGGCAGCTTCATGGCGAATTCGCCTTCGTGCTGTGGGACGCGCGGCGACGCCGATTGTGGGCGGCGCGAGACCGTTTCGGCGTGCGACCGCTGCTGTACAAGCACGATGGCGAGCAGCTGCTCTTGGCCAGCGAAGCCAAGGCGCTCTTCGAACTCGGCGTGCGTCCGAGCTGGGACGACGACAGCCTCTTCGTCGCCCTGGGCGCGCACTACGCGCCGCCGGACCGCACGCTGTTTCGCGGCATTCGTCAGCTCGAACCGGGCTTTGCGCTGAGCTTCGACGAGCACGGGCTCCGCTGCGAGCGCTACTGGGACTTGGGCTTTCCGACCTCGACGCCCGCGGAGATGGATCTGGAGGAAGCCACGCGTCAGGTATCGGCCGGTCTCGAGCGCGCGGTGCAGCGCCGTCTGGTCGCGGACGTGCCGCTGTGCGTGCAACTGTCGGGCGGCCTCGACTCCAGCCTGGTCGCGGCCCTCGCGGCGCGCCAGCAAACGAAGCCCTTGGCGTGCTTCGTGGTCTCCTTCAACGACGAGCGCTGGGACGAGGCGCCGCGCGCGAGAGAGAGCGCCGACTGGATCGGCGCGGAGCTGACCGAGCTTCGTCTCGGTCGCGCCGAGCTGCTGTCCGCGTTGCCCAAGGCGGTGAAGCAGGCTGAGGGCTTGGCAGTGAATCTGCACATGCCCGCGAAGTATCTCTTGTCTCGCGCCATGTCGGACGCCGGCTATCGCGTGGTGCTGACCGGGGAGGGCGCCGACGAAGTGTTTTTGGGCTACGCCCACTTTCGTCAGGACGCCGGCGTCGCGCTCGAAGCCTTGCAGCGAGGCAACCTGGCGTCGGCGGGCTTGATGTTGCCCGAGGGCGACACCTTGTCCCTCAGTGGCGTGACGCAGCGTTTGGGCTACGTGCCCGGCTTCGTCGCCGCGAAGGCCAGTCTGGGTCGGCGCGTGCGGCAGTTGCTGCGCGCCGAGATCGCTCGCGAGCACGACGCGCGCGATCCCTTGTTGGTACTGGTCGACGCTGCGGCCGGCGCGGGTCTGGGCGCCGGGATCTCGCGCGTGGATGGCGCGCGCTATCTGTGGATGAAGACGGCGCTCGCCAGCTACATCCTGCGCTGCCTGGGCGACGCCATGGAGATGGCGCACAGCGTCGAGGGCCGCGTGCCGATGCTCGACCACGAGTTGTTCGAGGCGGTGCGGGGCATGCCGCTTTCCGTCTTCGTGCGCGGCGAGAGGGAGAAGGTAGTGCTGCGTGAAGTCGCGCGCGGGCTCTTGCCGCCCGTACTGCTCGAACGACAAAAGCATCCCTTCGTCGCGCCTCCCTCCACCCTCGGACCGCACGCGGACTTCCGCGCGCTAGTCTTGGACTTGGTGCCTCGACGGCTCGACTTCGTCGATGGTTCAGCCCTCGAAGCGCTTCTCAATCGCCTCGACTCTCGAAGCGAGCGCGAGCGCGTGGCGTGGGATCCGCCGCTCATGCTGCTCTTGTCCGCCGCGCTCCTCGCCGAGGGCTATCGACTATGA
- a CDS encoding YdiU family protein: MPAPQFDNSYARFPAVFHVPAPLSPAPKPELVRLNEPLCAQLGLDPEWLASAEGVEMLSGSRMPTGAEPIAMAYAGHQFGGWVPQLGDGRAALIGEVIGRDGVRYDLHLKGSGRTRFSRGGDGKAVLGAVLREYIVSEAMFALGVPTTRSLAAVTTGEPVAREGLEPGAVLTRVAQSHVRVGTFQYLAAHGEPEDVRRLADYVMARHYPDAASSKKPYRSLFLGVLQRQAELVAHWMSLGFIHGVMNTDNMQVAGETIDYGPCAFLDEFHPEKKFSSIDDGGRYSWGNQPAVAIWNLSRLAETLLPLLADDEPAAVTWATGALEEFRDRFDVELGRRFHAKLGLAEGSGDEMLGATFAALTRGQVDFTLFFDELTRVAGGESDEALKALFADRDDAEAWLSRWRAALERTGGDDAKRSDGMRGHNPVFIPRNHRVEQALSAAYSGDFQPFQRLVQVLSRPFEEQPEHAELRRAPEPDEVVSATFCGT; the protein is encoded by the coding sequence GTGCCCGCGCCTCAGTTCGACAACTCCTATGCCCGTTTTCCCGCGGTATTCCATGTCCCAGCCCCGCTGAGTCCCGCTCCGAAGCCCGAGCTCGTGCGTTTGAACGAGCCGCTGTGCGCTCAGCTCGGGCTCGACCCCGAGTGGCTCGCGTCTGCCGAGGGCGTCGAGATGCTGTCGGGCTCCCGCATGCCCACGGGGGCCGAGCCCATCGCCATGGCCTACGCCGGGCACCAGTTCGGGGGCTGGGTGCCGCAGCTCGGGGACGGCCGTGCGGCGCTCATCGGAGAGGTCATCGGTCGCGACGGAGTCCGCTACGACTTGCACCTGAAGGGGTCGGGCCGCACCCGCTTTTCCCGCGGGGGAGACGGCAAGGCAGTGCTGGGCGCCGTGTTGCGCGAGTACATCGTGAGCGAGGCGATGTTCGCCCTGGGCGTGCCGACGACACGGTCCTTGGCCGCCGTGACCACGGGTGAGCCAGTGGCGCGGGAAGGGCTGGAGCCCGGCGCGGTGCTGACTCGCGTGGCCCAGAGCCATGTTCGGGTGGGCACGTTTCAGTATCTGGCGGCCCATGGGGAGCCGGAAGATGTGCGACGCTTGGCGGACTACGTGATGGCCCGGCACTACCCCGATGCCGCAAGCTCGAAAAAACCGTATCGCAGCCTTTTTCTGGGGGTTCTGCAGCGGCAGGCGGAACTGGTCGCCCACTGGATGTCCCTCGGCTTCATCCATGGCGTGATGAATACCGACAACATGCAGGTGGCCGGGGAGACCATCGACTATGGCCCCTGCGCTTTCTTGGACGAGTTCCACCCGGAGAAGAAGTTCAGCTCCATCGACGATGGCGGGCGCTACTCGTGGGGCAACCAACCCGCCGTCGCGATCTGGAACTTGTCGCGGCTGGCGGAGACGCTCCTGCCACTGCTGGCGGACGACGAACCCGCGGCGGTGACCTGGGCCACCGGGGCGCTCGAAGAGTTTCGCGATCGATTCGACGTGGAGTTGGGTCGCAGGTTCCACGCCAAGCTGGGACTCGCCGAGGGTTCGGGCGACGAGATGTTGGGGGCGACCTTCGCCGCATTGACTCGGGGTCAAGTCGACTTCACCCTCTTCTTCGACGAACTGACTCGGGTGGCCGGTGGCGAGAGCGACGAGGCGTTGAAGGCGCTGTTTGCGGATCGGGACGACGCCGAGGCGTGGCTGTCGCGTTGGCGAGCTGCTTTGGAGCGGACGGGCGGTGACGATGCGAAGCGCTCCGATGGAATGCGGGGTCACAACCCCGTGTTCATCCCTCGCAACCACCGGGTGGAGCAGGCCCTTTCTGCGGCCTATTCTGGGGATTTTCAGCCATTTCAGCGGCTCGTGCAGGTGCTGAGTCGCCCCTTCGAGGAGCAGCCCGAGCACGCCGAGCTGCGGCGGGCGCCCGAGCCCGACGAAGTCGTGAGCGCCACCTTCTGCGGCACCTGA
- a CDS encoding DUF2330 domain-containing protein, whose protein sequence is MRRRSSYLRLVPVAALVSLLSSGRAHACGGLVTQDAAVVTQSQQRVFISFKNDGSSAVVVQLAIPEASAPFGALTPVAALPTLDAEPVDVAELDDLDVATRPVLRDASSSSSSDSGGCGCGSDSAGADLAGGSNGGRGVNIVEVVDIGPVTAAVLSATDTAPLTQWLGDNGFVVPTAETATIDAYVGADKYFIAFKRSAQGAAGPSSVGVSFSVPGDQRGYPLRMSRIGAASRLGIQVFVAAPESVAPRGSAPASPFAALTLKDLELTRVTDDYTAAVADAVKQNGNKAFLIEGVYKPENAWRETLGTKLRAMTDDQQVLTRLTSVVDPTALDTDASFWADAPDDVPKVVTVGSLVTFPGRGGERIRWQQQLLLAFALVGWAARRRSRRTVAQVA, encoded by the coding sequence ATGCGCCGTCGCTCTTCGTACCTGCGTCTCGTGCCCGTGGCTGCCCTCGTCTCGCTGCTCTCGTCCGGGCGCGCTCATGCGTGTGGGGGCCTCGTGACCCAAGACGCAGCGGTAGTGACTCAATCGCAACAGCGGGTGTTCATCTCTTTCAAGAACGACGGAAGCAGCGCCGTCGTGGTGCAGTTGGCCATCCCTGAGGCGAGTGCACCCTTCGGTGCGCTCACGCCGGTTGCCGCTTTGCCGACCCTCGACGCAGAACCTGTCGACGTTGCAGAACTGGATGACTTGGACGTGGCGACGCGACCCGTGTTGCGCGACGCATCGAGTTCGAGTTCGAGCGATAGTGGTGGCTGCGGCTGCGGGTCAGATTCCGCGGGCGCCGATCTGGCGGGTGGAAGCAACGGAGGTCGCGGCGTCAATATCGTCGAAGTGGTCGACATCGGACCCGTGACGGCCGCGGTTCTGTCCGCGACCGACACGGCACCACTGACCCAGTGGCTCGGCGACAACGGCTTCGTCGTGCCAACCGCGGAGACGGCGACCATCGACGCCTACGTGGGCGCGGACAAGTACTTCATCGCATTCAAACGCAGCGCGCAGGGCGCAGCTGGCCCCAGCAGCGTGGGGGTGAGCTTCAGCGTGCCCGGGGACCAACGCGGTTACCCCCTGCGCATGTCGCGCATCGGGGCCGCGTCGCGCCTCGGCATTCAGGTCTTCGTGGCGGCACCCGAGAGCGTTGCGCCGCGCGGTTCCGCGCCAGCGAGTCCCTTCGCAGCGTTGACGCTGAAGGACTTGGAGTTGACGCGCGTGACGGACGACTACACCGCGGCGGTGGCAGACGCCGTCAAGCAGAACGGCAACAAGGCGTTCCTGATCGAGGGGGTCTACAAGCCGGAGAACGCGTGGCGTGAGACGCTGGGAACCAAGCTCCGGGCCATGACCGACGACCAGCAGGTTCTTACCCGACTGACCAGCGTCGTGGACCCGACTGCCTTGGACACGGATGCCTCCTTCTGGGCCGACGCCCCCGATGACGTTCCCAAGGTCGTCACCGTCGGCAGCCTCGTGACCTTCCCGGGGCGAGGCGGCGAGCGAATCCGCTGGCAGCAGCAGTTGCTGCTCGCGTTCGCCCTCGTCGGCTGGGCCGCACGGCGCCGCAGCCGACGCACGGTCGCCCAAGTCGCCTGA
- a CDS encoding thioester reductase domain-containing protein: MNDGRTQQPLAEGHRPLNEWSVPQRLWRALAKDPARVLVEDHGRAWTCAEMLARAEGVRRRLSSVGVGDGDVVGLDLPRSGEYIAAWLGVWFHGAAILPLAPGLPAERRAHMLSTARAVFCLGATDLHELPTQDDTTPKVLGFGSRPSPSRQATPALSVQAAQAPPGPSQPDSVADTAAPPGPSRPDTLAYVIYTSGSSGTPKGVRVSHRGLGALADAQIVAFALHERARVLWMLSTAFDAHLSDLMTTVLSGATLVIDEAGSFPERLQRGRITHVDAPPVLLRLHGPKEMPSSLETVVVGGEASPPEVLRSWAKQCRVVSVYGPTEASICTSLRVCDDAWQCALLGRPLPGVTYAVIDRNGRRASEGELWIAGDGLALGYVDASQDERFVQREGTRWYRSGDRVRCVGDDFEFLGRIDRQVQINGVRVEPAEVEAALMSHAGVTEAAVIEREIGPARRRMLVAMVAPDTVDVAALRRDVEAQLPSWMCPARYEARAVLPRGASGKIDFAALSTESTLDEPTQEDPLTAELASMWREVLGVAIDPARADFSELGGDSLAVVELAVLAESRGVALSPALVRSHSSFQAQLSALRSGDAQDVRAAVELEADARAVAASVLADIGATKEVPAAQAGAACRSETRKARPPAWFVTGATGTVGSHLLAELMRLGAAPIACLVRAGSEAQGRARLQRALDATGARLNAASLRIVLGDITRPRFGLGAEQYAHLARESDQVLHSAGVVNIVEGYARLRRANLDGAAEVARLCLAQRRKAMHFISTLSVFVATDCGAGVLREDDDASGVGWVRGGYAQSKWAAERMLRHLSPWLPLHVYRLGLITPHSVSGRGAATEQLSMLVRGLAALGAVPAGHGDLAFDWTPVDLATQILARLLLRPRPIPGTFHVANSQSATLGLLVETMNHAGVRLRAVDSAEWRGLAARAYRERDTALAYASLCRALGDSTHRSMDLFQATGAEFCTKRTQREVPYALTPPSVERLLPMVRAALEPSS, from the coding sequence ATGAACGACGGTCGCACGCAGCAACCCCTCGCCGAGGGCCATCGACCATTGAACGAGTGGTCCGTGCCGCAACGGCTGTGGCGAGCGCTTGCCAAGGATCCGGCGCGCGTCCTGGTGGAGGATCACGGGCGCGCCTGGACGTGCGCAGAGATGTTGGCGCGTGCCGAGGGCGTGCGTCGACGCTTGTCGTCAGTTGGTGTTGGCGACGGTGACGTGGTGGGCCTCGACCTTCCGCGCAGTGGCGAATACATCGCCGCTTGGCTCGGCGTGTGGTTTCACGGAGCCGCGATCTTACCCTTGGCGCCGGGACTGCCCGCCGAGCGACGCGCGCACATGCTATCCACCGCGCGAGCCGTGTTCTGCCTCGGCGCCACGGATCTGCACGAGCTTCCGACGCAAGACGACACCACGCCAAAGGTTCTTGGGTTTGGGTCTCGACCCTCGCCGTCGCGGCAGGCTACTCCCGCGCTCAGCGTCCAGGCCGCGCAGGCACCACCCGGTCCGTCACAGCCCGACAGCGTCGCGGACACCGCGGCACCACCCGGGCCGTCCCGTCCCGACACTCTCGCCTACGTCATCTACACCTCGGGCAGCTCCGGAACACCGAAGGGCGTGCGCGTGTCCCATCGCGGACTCGGCGCCCTGGCCGACGCGCAGATCGTCGCCTTTGCTCTACACGAACGCGCCCGCGTCTTGTGGATGCTGTCGACGGCCTTCGATGCGCATCTGTCGGATCTGATGACGACCGTGCTCTCCGGCGCCACCTTGGTCATCGACGAAGCGGGTAGTTTTCCGGAGCGCTTGCAACGCGGTCGCATCACCCACGTCGACGCGCCGCCGGTTCTCTTGCGTTTGCACGGCCCCAAGGAGATGCCGTCGAGTCTCGAGACCGTGGTCGTAGGCGGGGAGGCGAGTCCGCCGGAAGTGTTGCGGAGCTGGGCGAAGCAGTGCCGCGTGGTCAGCGTCTACGGACCGACCGAGGCCAGTATCTGCACGAGTCTTCGCGTGTGCGATGACGCTTGGCAATGCGCTCTGCTCGGTCGGCCCTTGCCGGGCGTGACCTACGCCGTGATCGACCGCAATGGCCGCCGCGCGTCGGAGGGCGAGTTGTGGATCGCGGGAGACGGCTTGGCCCTCGGCTACGTGGATGCGAGCCAGGACGAACGCTTCGTGCAAAGGGAAGGGACGCGCTGGTACCGCAGTGGGGACCGCGTCCGCTGCGTCGGCGACGACTTCGAGTTCCTGGGCCGCATCGACCGGCAAGTGCAGATCAACGGTGTGCGCGTCGAGCCGGCAGAGGTGGAAGCAGCGCTCATGAGTCACGCAGGAGTGACGGAAGCAGCCGTGATCGAGCGCGAGATCGGTCCAGCGCGTCGGCGCATGCTGGTCGCCATGGTCGCGCCCGACACGGTGGACGTCGCTGCCTTGCGACGTGACGTGGAAGCGCAGCTTCCCTCATGGATGTGCCCGGCGCGCTATGAAGCCCGCGCCGTCTTGCCCCGCGGCGCGAGTGGAAAGATCGACTTCGCGGCGCTGTCGACGGAGTCGACTCTCGACGAACCCACGCAGGAAGATCCACTCACAGCCGAGCTGGCCAGCATGTGGCGCGAGGTGCTCGGAGTCGCGATCGATCCCGCACGAGCCGACTTCAGCGAGCTCGGTGGCGACTCCCTGGCGGTGGTGGAACTTGCCGTGCTGGCGGAGAGTCGCGGCGTGGCGCTCTCGCCCGCCCTGGTGCGGAGCCACTCGTCTTTTCAGGCGCAACTGTCGGCGCTGCGCAGCGGGGATGCGCAGGACGTCCGGGCGGCAGTGGAGCTCGAGGCGGATGCGCGAGCGGTGGCAGCCAGCGTGCTGGCAGACATAGGCGCTACGAAAGAGGTGCCCGCTGCACAGGCCGGCGCGGCGTGTCGTAGCGAAACGCGGAAAGCGCGCCCCCCCGCTTGGTTCGTGACTGGGGCGACGGGCACCGTCGGATCTCATCTCTTGGCAGAGTTGATGCGACTCGGCGCTGCGCCCATCGCGTGCCTGGTGCGCGCAGGCAGCGAGGCCCAAGGTCGCGCTCGGCTACAGCGAGCTCTCGATGCCACCGGCGCACGGCTCAATGCCGCTTCGTTGCGCATCGTGTTGGGCGACATCACGAGGCCGCGGTTCGGGCTCGGCGCGGAGCAGTATGCGCACCTCGCTCGCGAGAGCGATCAGGTGCTGCATTCGGCGGGTGTGGTCAACATCGTGGAGGGATACGCCCGGCTACGGCGCGCCAACCTCGACGGCGCGGCCGAAGTCGCGCGCCTGTGCCTGGCACAGCGGCGAAAGGCCATGCATTTCATCTCCACGCTGAGTGTGTTCGTCGCCACCGACTGCGGCGCCGGGGTGTTGCGTGAGGACGACGACGCCAGCGGTGTGGGCTGGGTGCGAGGCGGCTACGCTCAGAGCAAGTGGGCGGCGGAGCGCATGCTGCGCCACCTGTCACCATGGTTGCCGCTCCACGTCTACCGTCTGGGCTTGATCACGCCCCACTCCGTCAGTGGCCGGGGCGCCGCCACGGAGCAGCTGTCCATGCTGGTGCGAGGCCTCGCGGCCCTCGGAGCCGTGCCCGCAGGCCATGGCGATCTTGCCTTCGATTGGACCCCGGTCGATCTCGCGACCCAGATCCTGGCGCGCCTACTGCTTCGACCTCGGCCGATCCCAGGCACGTTCCACGTCGCCAACTCGCAGAGCGCGACCCTGGGCCTATTGGTGGAGACGATGAACCACGCAGGCGTGCGCCTTCGAGCCGTTGACTCTGCCGAGTGGCGGGGCCTTGCGGCACGCGCCTATCGTGAACGTGATACCGCGCTCGCGTACGCTTCGCTTTGCCGCGCCCTCGGCGACAGCACGCACCGCAGCATGGATCTCTTCCAGGCGACCGGCGCGGAGTTCTGCACCAAGCGAACCCAGCGCGAGGTGCCCTACGCGCTCACCCCGCCGAGCGTGGAGCGCCTGCTGCCCATGGTCCGCGCCGCGCTGGAGCCATCGTCATGA
- a CDS encoding NUDIX domain-containing protein translates to MVSERDFLRSYDARQFEQVSVSVDVVLLSVDQGQLFALVLRRGEHPSLGKWALPGGFVRPTEGLDEAAERVLRDKAGLEHVFLEQLYTFGAPQRDPRTRVISVAYYALVELDRFTHAHHARKDVLAARVHVPWAGEAGGAVSLLEPDGQTLATAFDHAEIIGAAVKRVRGKLGYAPIGFELLPEQFTLLELRHVHEAVLGRAINKDSFRRTVLTSGLVRPTGKRQRAVGHRPAELFRFQRKEAER, encoded by the coding sequence ATGGTGAGCGAACGCGACTTTCTCCGCAGCTACGACGCCCGACAGTTCGAGCAGGTCTCGGTCAGTGTGGACGTGGTGCTGCTCAGCGTGGACCAAGGCCAGCTCTTCGCTCTGGTGCTCAGGCGCGGCGAGCATCCGAGCTTGGGCAAGTGGGCGCTGCCAGGTGGCTTCGTGCGTCCGACGGAAGGGCTCGACGAGGCCGCCGAGCGCGTCCTTCGCGACAAGGCTGGTCTGGAGCACGTGTTCCTGGAGCAGCTCTACACCTTTGGTGCTCCGCAGCGAGATCCGCGTACGCGGGTCATCTCAGTCGCCTACTACGCTCTCGTCGAGCTGGATCGCTTCACTCACGCGCACCACGCGCGGAAGGACGTCTTGGCCGCGCGCGTGCACGTGCCCTGGGCAGGCGAAGCAGGCGGCGCGGTCTCGTTGCTCGAGCCCGACGGGCAGACCCTGGCGACAGCCTTCGACCACGCAGAGATCATCGGCGCCGCGGTGAAGCGCGTGCGGGGCAAGCTCGGCTACGCGCCCATCGGCTTTGAGTTGTTGCCCGAGCAGTTCACGCTGCTCGAGCTGCGGCACGTGCACGAAGCAGTGCTGGGTCGCGCCATCAACAAGGATTCTTTTCGACGGACGGTGCTGACCTCGGGGCTCGTGCGGCCGACCGGCAAGCGTCAGCGCGCCGTCGGACATCGGCCCGCGGAGTTGTTTCGATTCCAACGCAAGGAGGCTGAGCGATGA